From the genome of Solidesulfovibrio carbinolicus, one region includes:
- a CDS encoding phosphatidate cytidylyltransferase → MTAAVGLPVLGAAVWSGGWPLIVLVAAASILGMREFFAMAGRPGPVLEIVAYALGAACVACLGFQLWPAVIGILALALWLEQFDFLRRFAARGETEPPRGRLAVALLYVPVSLGLICAFSPLETALVLAVVMAADTGAYYGGHAVGGAKVWPAVSPGKTWAGTISGVVASTLVASCFAAATPAAWPALAVLGAGLAVISQFGDFFESALKRAAGVKDSGAILPGHGGLLDRVDGLLPAILAYAACRSLPGLAG, encoded by the coding sequence TTGACGGCAGCCGTCGGGCTGCCGGTGCTGGGCGCGGCCGTCTGGTCTGGCGGCTGGCCCCTTATTGTTCTCGTCGCCGCCGCCTCGATCCTGGGGATGCGGGAATTTTTCGCCATGGCCGGCCGTCCCGGGCCGGTGCTCGAAATCGTGGCCTACGCCCTGGGCGCGGCCTGCGTGGCTTGCCTGGGATTCCAGCTGTGGCCGGCGGTCATCGGCATTTTGGCCCTGGCGCTGTGGCTGGAGCAATTCGATTTCCTGCGCCGCTTCGCCGCCCGGGGCGAGACCGAGCCGCCGCGCGGCCGTCTGGCCGTGGCGCTGCTCTATGTGCCTGTCAGCCTAGGCCTTATCTGCGCCTTTTCGCCCCTGGAAACGGCCCTGGTCCTGGCCGTGGTCATGGCCGCCGACACCGGGGCCTACTACGGCGGCCACGCCGTGGGCGGGGCCAAGGTCTGGCCGGCCGTAAGCCCGGGCAAGACCTGGGCCGGGACCATAAGCGGCGTTGTCGCCTCGACCCTGGTCGCCTCGTGCTTCGCCGCCGCAACGCCCGCCGCCTGGCCGGCCCTGGCGGTTCTTGGCGCGGGGCTGGCCGTTATTTCCCAATTCGGGGACTTTTTCGAATCCGCCCTCAAACGGGCCGCCGGAGTCAAGGATTCCGGGGCCATCCTGCCCGGGCACGGCGGGCTGCTCGACCGCGTCGACGGCCTGCTCCCGGCCATCCTGGCCTATGCCGCCTGCCGGTCCCTGCCGGGACTGGCCGGATAG
- a CDS encoding sensor histidine kinase, whose protein sequence is MSSRAVLSRVGDWAWLAPALPLAPLVPLALCLVLLDSQARTPGVWLAVFLGGAAAVGATLLAGRRDARLAAAQRESMVLAEQVLRLGKLAAIGEMAAGLAHEINNPVAIMMEEAGLGGDILADGAVPGAEDLAELRRALGQIETQGARCKEITHMVLAFARTPDGRGDAVDVSALVEEMAGLTAKRADYAKVRLTTRLAPNLPPAACSASQLQQLLLNLINNALDAMEPAGGELILETALEGGRIVLIVSDTGPGIPQAVADRVFEPFFTTKATGKGTGLGLSICAGIVRQLGGDIAVSSTPGRGAAFRVSLPVAPAR, encoded by the coding sequence GTGAGTTCACGGGCCGTCCTGTCCCGCGTCGGCGACTGGGCGTGGCTCGCGCCGGCCTTGCCCCTGGCCCCCCTGGTTCCGCTGGCGCTGTGCCTGGTGCTCCTTGACAGCCAGGCCCGGACGCCGGGCGTCTGGCTGGCCGTTTTTCTCGGCGGCGCGGCGGCCGTTGGCGCGACGCTGCTGGCCGGACGCCGAGACGCCCGCTTGGCTGCGGCCCAACGCGAGTCCATGGTGCTGGCCGAACAGGTCCTGCGCCTGGGCAAGCTCGCGGCCATCGGCGAAATGGCCGCCGGGCTGGCCCACGAGATCAACAACCCCGTGGCCATCATGATGGAGGAAGCCGGCCTTGGCGGCGACATCCTGGCCGATGGGGCCGTGCCCGGAGCCGAAGACCTGGCCGAACTGCGCCGGGCCCTGGGCCAGATCGAGACCCAAGGCGCGCGCTGCAAGGAAATCACCCATATGGTGCTGGCCTTTGCCCGCACCCCGGACGGTCGCGGCGACGCCGTGGACGTCAGCGCCCTGGTGGAAGAAATGGCCGGGCTGACCGCCAAACGCGCCGACTACGCCAAGGTGAGGCTCACCACCCGTCTGGCCCCGAATCTGCCGCCGGCAGCCTGCTCGGCCTCCCAACTGCAACAATTGTTGCTCAATCTCATTAATAACGCCCTGGACGCCATGGAGCCGGCCGGCGGCGAATTGATCCTGGAAACCGCCCTGGAAGGCGGCCGCATCGTGCTCATCGTGTCCGACACCGGCCCGGGCATCCCCCAGGCCGTGGCCGACCGGGTGTTCGAACCCTTTTTCACCACCAAGGCCACCGGCAAGGGCACGGGCCTGGGCCTGTCTATTTGCGCCGGCATCGTCCGGCAGCTTGGCGGCGACATCGCCGTTTCCTCCACCCCCGGCCGTGGCGCGGCCTTCCGGGTCAGCCTGCCCGTCGCCCCCGCCCGCTGA
- a CDS encoding class I SAM-dependent methyltransferase — protein sequence MHDDVARFDARASAWDASPHRRKLARDIAAAMEAAGLFRQPVASALDFGCGTGLLTLELAERCQSVTGLDTSPGMLAELSAKIERAGLPNVGVLEADLGAGAPVPGGYDLVASAMALHHIPDPAPALKRLLAAAAPGARFALADLDAEDGSFHDDPAGVHHNGFDRIDLADMLAGLGYTDINAADAATIVKPTKCCGDRPFGVFLMTARKP from the coding sequence ATGCATGACGACGTCGCCCGCTTCGACGCCCGGGCCTCCGCCTGGGACGCCAGCCCCCACCGCCGCAAACTGGCCCGCGACATTGCCGCCGCCATGGAAGCCGCTGGTCTCTTCCGCCAGCCCGTGGCCTCGGCCCTGGACTTCGGCTGCGGCACCGGGCTGTTGACCCTGGAACTGGCCGAACGCTGCCAGAGCGTCACCGGCCTGGACACCTCGCCCGGCATGTTGGCCGAACTGTCGGCCAAGATCGAACGGGCCGGCCTGCCCAACGTCGGCGTCCTTGAAGCCGACCTCGGCGCCGGCGCCCCCGTGCCCGGCGGCTACGACCTCGTCGCCTCGGCCATGGCCCTGCACCACATCCCCGATCCGGCCCCGGCCCTCAAACGGCTGCTGGCCGCCGCCGCCCCGGGCGCGCGCTTCGCCTTGGCCGACCTCGACGCCGAGGACGGCAGCTTCCACGACGACCCGGCCGGCGTGCACCACAACGGCTTTGATCGCATCGATCTGGCCGACATGCTGGCGGGCCTGGGCTACACCGACATCAACGCCGCCGACGCCGCCACCATCGTCAAACCCACCAAATGCTGCGGCGACCGCCCCTTTGGCGTATTTTTGATGACTGCCCGCAAGCCCTGA
- a CDS encoding OmpA family protein gives MRGRLLKIFMVILVLVPVGLTAYLANSLYHRKGVPQALENLTRQLFQSKEEEKKAEKRAQDLERKTEELQTAYDALVADLRGEVDSRQIRVRQFREKLEINFVDKILFPSGSAEISPKGRDILTRVGAVLAKVKDKSIYVVGHTDNVPIHSSLYASNWELSASRAASVIRHLSEAGGLAPERFTAMGRAFYQPVASNATPEGRQENRRVDIIVADVPLLAGETGSQSMRGTVSGGAAGAAGTPGTPGTGGTAVAPDAGATPSGPDSGTAAESATPEAAPAAEGAAPDASKPLRETAPPAGQTLAPPEPADRTPASPQDQAKAAAQDAAAKAEAAPAKDDGQAASSEAASTKSEDAKTAPEAAPSAAGPAGPAATPDPSAGQAPDLPPPLPDKPAPAGPSGS, from the coding sequence ATGCGTGGACGTCTGCTCAAAATATTCATGGTGATCCTGGTCCTTGTGCCGGTCGGGCTGACCGCCTATCTGGCCAATTCCCTCTACCACCGCAAGGGCGTGCCCCAGGCCCTGGAAAATCTCACGCGCCAGCTCTTCCAGTCCAAGGAAGAGGAGAAAAAGGCCGAAAAGCGCGCCCAGGACCTAGAGCGCAAGACCGAGGAGCTGCAAACCGCCTATGACGCCCTGGTGGCCGATCTGCGCGGCGAAGTGGACAGCCGGCAGATACGGGTGCGCCAGTTCCGGGAAAAGCTCGAAATCAACTTCGTGGACAAGATCCTGTTTCCGTCGGGCAGCGCCGAAATCAGCCCCAAGGGCCGGGACATCCTGACCCGGGTGGGGGCGGTGCTGGCCAAAGTCAAGGACAAGAGCATCTACGTGGTGGGACACACCGACAACGTGCCCATCCATTCCTCGCTCTACGCCTCCAACTGGGAGCTGTCGGCCTCCCGGGCCGCCTCGGTGATCCGCCACCTGTCCGAGGCCGGCGGGCTGGCCCCGGAACGCTTCACGGCCATGGGCCGGGCCTTTTACCAGCCCGTGGCCAGCAACGCCACCCCGGAAGGGCGGCAGGAAAACCGGCGGGTGGACATCATCGTGGCCGACGTGCCGCTCCTGGCCGGCGAGACCGGCTCCCAGTCCATGCGCGGCACGGTGTCCGGGGGCGCGGCCGGGGCGGCTGGAACTCCGGGGACGCCCGGGACGGGTGGAACGGCGGTCGCGCCGGACGCCGGAGCGACGCCGTCCGGGCCTGATTCCGGAACCGCTGCCGAGTCGGCCACCCCCGAGGCCGCGCCTGCCGCTGAAGGGGCCGCGCCGGACGCTTCCAAGCCCCTGCGCGAGACCGCGCCGCCGGCCGGCCAGACCCTGGCCCCGCCCGAGCCGGCCGACCGGACGCCGGCCTCGCCCCAGGATCAGGCCAAGGCGGCCGCCCAGGACGCCGCCGCCAAGGCCGAGGCCGCGCCGGCCAAGGACGACGGCCAGGCCGCCAGCTCCGAGGCCGCTTCGACCAAGAGCGAAGACGCCAAGACCGCGCCCGAAGCCGCGCCGTCGGCCGCTGGCCCGGCCGGCCCGGCGGCGACGCCCGATCCTTCCGCCGGCCAAGCCCCGGATCTGCCGCCGCCCCTGCCCGACAAGCCGGCTCCGGCCGGTCCGTCCGGTTCGTAA
- the pabB gene encoding aminodeoxychorismate synthase component I, protein MLGEAVFFSAAGPDGYSPWGWSRAFAAPAWHGLAYATAEVIPLLERACREQERGRWLVLALAYEAAPAFDPVLAVHAPAPGEPVAFAAAYDAPLPRPPRPVFAPLPAAPLFPSLTRPDYDRGIAAIRAELGRGEAYQVNYTFPLSGPAPADLWAWFAALAVRQQAGLCCRIDMGGRVVLSFSPELFFERRGHRLTVRPMKGTAPRAADPAADAAAARALAACPKNRAENRMIVDLMRNDLGRIAVPGSVAVPELFAVEPLGAAWQMTTTVTAEVPPATGLIDILRALFPCGSITGAPKAAAMRLIREREAGPRGFYTGALGFVAPDGDCAFSVAIRTVVVDTARRTAVYGVGGGITHDSRAGDEYAECRLKARFLSDPAAGFSLLETLRLDAGRLSFLAEHLERLAASAAALGFTYDAAAVAAALDAAARQPGRARLRLTLSPTGEVAVTRHPLPARLGRPARLALCPEPVDPADPTLFHKTTRRARYDAVLAARPDRDDVILCNTLGEATESCRANLVVRLDGRLLTPAAECGLLPGTYRARLLARGVVAEARLTPADLQRAEAVWLVNALRLWTRAVPDF, encoded by the coding sequence ATGCTCGGCGAGGCTGTTTTTTTCTCCGCCGCCGGCCCGGACGGCTATTCGCCCTGGGGCTGGTCCCGGGCCTTTGCCGCCCCGGCCTGGCACGGCCTGGCTTACGCCACCGCCGAGGTCATCCCCCTGCTGGAACGCGCCTGCCGCGAGCAGGAGCGCGGCCGCTGGCTGGTCCTGGCCCTGGCCTACGAGGCCGCGCCGGCCTTTGATCCCGTCCTGGCCGTCCACGCTCCGGCCCCGGGCGAACCCGTCGCCTTTGCCGCTGCCTACGACGCCCCCTTGCCCCGACCACCCAGGCCCGTATTCGCGCCCTTGCCCGCCGCGCCGTTATTCCCGTCCCTGACCCGGCCGGACTACGACCGGGGCATCGCCGCCATTCGGGCCGAACTCGGCCGGGGCGAAGCCTATCAGGTCAATTATACGTTTCCGCTCTCCGGCCCGGCCCCGGCCGATCTTTGGGCCTGGTTCGCCGCCCTGGCCGTGCGCCAGCAGGCCGGGCTGTGCTGTCGCATCGATATGGGCGGCCGGGTGGTCCTGTCCTTCTCGCCGGAACTCTTTTTTGAACGCCGGGGGCATCGCCTCACCGTGCGCCCCATGAAGGGCACCGCCCCGCGCGCCGCCGATCCGGCAGCCGACGCGGCCGCCGCCCGCGCCCTGGCCGCCTGCCCGAAAAACCGGGCCGAAAACCGCATGATCGTCGATCTCATGCGCAACGACCTCGGCCGCATCGCCGTGCCCGGCAGCGTGGCCGTGCCGGAACTTTTCGCCGTGGAGCCCCTGGGCGCGGCCTGGCAGATGACCACCACGGTCACGGCCGAGGTTCCCCCGGCAACCGGCCTGATCGACATCCTGCGGGCGCTTTTCCCCTGCGGCTCCATCACCGGCGCGCCCAAGGCCGCGGCCATGCGCCTTATCCGCGAGCGCGAAGCCGGACCGCGCGGCTTTTACACCGGCGCCCTGGGTTTCGTCGCCCCGGACGGCGACTGCGCGTTTAGCGTCGCCATCCGCACCGTGGTCGTGGACACGGCCCGGCGGACGGCGGTATATGGCGTCGGCGGCGGCATCACCCACGATTCCCGGGCCGGCGACGAATACGCCGAATGCCGGCTCAAGGCGCGCTTTCTCAGCGACCCGGCGGCCGGCTTTTCCCTGCTGGAAACCCTACGCCTGGACGCCGGACGCCTGAGTTTTCTGGCCGAACATCTGGAGCGTCTGGCCGCCTCGGCCGCTGCCCTGGGCTTTACCTACGACGCGGCCGCCGTGGCCGCCGCCCTGGACGCGGCCGCCCGGCAACCCGGCCGGGCGCGGCTGCGGCTGACCCTGTCTCCGACAGGCGAGGTCGCCGTCACGCGCCATCCCCTGCCCGCCCGTCTGGGTCGGCCGGCCCGGTTGGCCCTTTGCCCCGAGCCCGTGGACCCGGCCGATCCGACCCTTTTCCACAAGACCACCCGCCGCGCCCGCTACGACGCCGTCCTGGCCGCCCGGCCGGACCGGGACGACGTGATCCTGTGCAACACCCTGGGCGAGGCGACCGAAAGCTGCCGGGCCAACCTCGTCGTGCGCCTGGACGGCCGGCTATTAACCCCAGCCGCAGAATGCGGCCTGCTGCCCGGCACGTATCGGGCACGCCTTCTGGCCCGGGGCGTGGTGGCCGAGGCCCGGCTGACGCCGGCCGACCTCCAACGGGCCGAGGCCGTGTGGCTGGTCAATGCCCTGCGCCTGTGGACCCGGGCCGTGCCGGACTTCTAA
- the dapF gene encoding diaminopimelate epimerase, with product MDIEAVCGKSVPFFKMQGCGNDFVCVDNRVLGIDPAAMPDLVVPVCRKAFGVGADGMIFFDHAPEGSGLAYIWHFFNADGSRAEMCGNGSRCAARLAWMLGLAPAKHVFGTDAGPIEAEVDPDSNQVTVQLTPPKDLRMAIDIEVEGRPFHLHFVNTGVPHAVAVMDHLELVDVWKLGRAIRQHQYFAPAGTNVNFISSEEKGTLSLRTYERGVEDETYACGTGAVASAIVARELGMTGEETDITTTGGEVLGVILRDGKTYLRGAAELVFKGEFYPQSLGIDTQ from the coding sequence ATGGACATTGAGGCCGTTTGCGGCAAATCCGTTCCGTTTTTCAAGATGCAGGGCTGCGGCAACGATTTCGTGTGCGTGGACAACCGCGTGCTCGGCATCGATCCGGCGGCCATGCCCGATCTGGTCGTGCCGGTGTGCCGCAAGGCCTTTGGCGTCGGGGCCGACGGCATGATCTTTTTCGACCATGCCCCGGAAGGTTCCGGCCTGGCCTACATCTGGCACTTTTTCAACGCCGACGGCTCCCGGGCCGAGATGTGCGGCAACGGTTCACGCTGCGCCGCCCGGCTGGCCTGGATGCTCGGCCTCGCCCCGGCCAAACACGTTTTCGGCACCGACGCCGGCCCCATCGAGGCCGAGGTCGATCCCGACTCCAATCAGGTGACGGTGCAGCTCACCCCGCCCAAGGACCTGCGCATGGCCATCGACATCGAGGTCGAGGGCCGGCCCTTCCACCTGCATTTCGTCAACACCGGCGTGCCCCATGCCGTGGCCGTCATGGACCACCTGGAACTGGTCGACGTCTGGAAGCTCGGCCGGGCCATCCGCCAGCACCAGTACTTCGCCCCGGCCGGCACCAACGTCAATTTCATCAGTTCCGAGGAAAAGGGCACGCTGTCCCTGCGCACCTACGAGCGCGGCGTGGAGGACGAGACCTACGCCTGCGGCACCGGCGCGGTCGCCTCGGCCATCGTGGCCCGGGAACTCGGCATGACCGGCGAAGAGACCGACATCACCACCACCGGCGGCGAGGTGCTGGGCGTGATCCTGCGCGACGGCAAGACCTATCTGCGCGGCGCGGCCGAACTGGTTTTCAAGGGCGAATTCTACCCGCAAAGCCTCGGCATCGACACGCAGTAA
- a CDS encoding VOC family protein — protein sequence MRYTGINHLAMATADMDATIRFWRDLLGMRLVAGLGRPGYRHYFLEISPTDMLAFFEWPAVEPIEPKDHGVPVKGPFAFDHVSIGVRDRNDLWDVKDRLEAAGFWVSEVIDHGFIFSVYSFDPNNIAIEFSCPVPGVDVSSHPIMADRHPSATAKEGAEPQPGQWPAPTPTPLAERRIYPGEGRELVLVEDE from the coding sequence ATGCGCTACACCGGCATCAACCACCTGGCCATGGCCACGGCCGACATGGACGCCACCATCCGGTTCTGGCGCGACCTGCTTGGCATGCGTCTGGTGGCCGGCCTGGGGCGTCCGGGCTACCGGCATTATTTTCTGGAGATTTCCCCCACGGACATGCTCGCTTTTTTCGAATGGCCGGCCGTGGAACCCATCGAACCCAAGGACCACGGCGTGCCGGTCAAGGGGCCTTTCGCCTTTGACCATGTGTCTATCGGCGTGCGCGACCGCAACGACCTGTGGGATGTGAAAGACCGGCTGGAAGCGGCCGGCTTCTGGGTGTCGGAGGTCATTGACCACGGTTTCATCTTCTCGGTCTATTCCTTTGATCCCAACAACATCGCCATCGAGTTCAGCTGTCCGGTGCCCGGGGTGGACGTGAGTTCCCACCCCATCATGGCCGACCGCCACCCCTCGGCCACGGCCAAGGAAGGGGCCGAGCCCCAGCCCGGCCAATGGCCGGCCCCGACCCCCACGCCCTTGGCCGAACGGCGCATCTACCCCGGTGAGGGCCGGGAGCTGGTGCTGGTCGAGGACGAGTAG
- the serS gene encoding serine--tRNA ligase, whose product MLDLKFLRQNPEAVAAGLARRRFPFDLDAFLALEERRRACITAAEQKKSQRNAASAEVAKAKRAGGDASAALAGLGALSDEIKALDEDAKAIDAEVAALLLGVPNLPHATTPDGASEADNPEVRRWGQPREFTDFPPREHQDVGAALGLDAERAVKLSGARFVVLRGALARLERALAAFMLDLHTGSHGYVEVVTPYIVTDECLIGTGQLPKFAEDQFKIEGRAAYLIPTAEVPVTNLHRGEVLPESALPLGYTCHTQCFRSEAGSYGKDTKGLIRLHQFGKVELVRFVHPDTSYDELEKLTSQAEAVLRALELPYRVVALCAGDIGFSSAKTYDLEVWLPAQGKYREISSCSNFEDFQARRADIRFKPDGGKKTAYVHTLNGSGLAVGRTMAAILENGVQADGSVVLPRALVPYMGGLEVLEPEGKRA is encoded by the coding sequence ATGCTTGATCTGAAATTTCTGCGCCAAAACCCCGAGGCCGTGGCCGCCGGCCTGGCCCGGCGGCGCTTCCCCTTTGACCTCGACGCGTTTCTCGCCCTGGAAGAGCGTCGCCGGGCCTGCATCACGGCGGCCGAGCAGAAAAAAAGCCAGCGCAACGCCGCCTCGGCCGAGGTGGCCAAGGCCAAGCGGGCCGGCGGCGACGCCTCGGCCGCCCTGGCCGGCCTGGGGGCGCTGTCCGACGAGATCAAGGCCCTGGACGAGGACGCCAAGGCCATTGACGCCGAGGTGGCGGCCCTGCTCCTGGGCGTGCCCAACCTCCCCCATGCCACCACCCCGGACGGGGCCAGCGAGGCCGACAACCCCGAGGTGCGCCGGTGGGGCCAGCCTCGCGAATTCACCGATTTTCCCCCGCGCGAGCACCAGGACGTGGGCGCGGCCCTTGGGCTGGACGCCGAACGGGCGGTCAAGCTGTCCGGGGCGCGCTTTGTGGTGCTTCGCGGCGCGCTTGCCCGGCTGGAACGGGCCCTGGCCGCCTTCATGCTCGACCTGCACACCGGCTCCCATGGCTACGTCGAGGTGGTCACGCCCTACATCGTCACCGACGAATGCTTGATCGGCACCGGCCAGTTACCCAAGTTCGCCGAAGACCAGTTCAAGATTGAAGGCCGGGCCGCCTACCTCATCCCCACGGCCGAGGTGCCGGTGACCAACCTCCACCGGGGCGAGGTGCTGCCCGAGTCGGCCCTGCCCCTGGGCTACACCTGCCACACCCAGTGCTTCCGCTCCGAGGCCGGCTCCTACGGCAAGGACACCAAGGGGCTTATCCGCCTGCACCAGTTCGGCAAGGTGGAGCTGGTGCGCTTCGTCCATCCGGACACGTCCTACGACGAGCTGGAAAAGCTGACGAGCCAGGCCGAGGCCGTGCTGCGGGCCCTGGAGCTGCCGTATCGCGTGGTGGCCCTGTGCGCCGGGGACATCGGCTTTTCCTCGGCCAAGACCTATGACCTCGAAGTCTGGCTGCCGGCCCAGGGCAAGTACCGCGAGATTTCCTCGTGCTCCAATTTCGAGGACTTCCAGGCCCGGCGCGCCGACATCCGGTTCAAGCCCGACGGCGGCAAGAAGACGGCCTACGTGCATACCTTGAATGGCTCGGGCCTGGCCGTGGGCCGGACCATGGCCGCCATTTTGGAAAACGGCGTCCAGGCCGACGGCTCGGTGGTGCTGCCGAGGGCTCTCGTGCCCTACATGGGCGGCCTGGAAGTTCTGGAACCGGAGGGGAAACGGGCATGA
- a CDS encoding CinA family protein, whose translation MEETLRVLALRLGEALSARGWLLGCAESCTGGLLSSVLTDAPGASAWFAGAVVAYANGVKRDVLGVSQAVLDAKGAVSRESVLAMTRGARGVLRVDAAIAISGVAGPSGGTPQKPVGTVWMAWEGPDFTDVQRFQFAGDRLAVKRLAVAAAMEGLLARALQTAGPEG comes from the coding sequence ATGGAAGAGACCTTGCGAGTGTTGGCGCTGCGTCTGGGCGAGGCCCTGTCCGCCCGGGGGTGGCTGCTGGGCTGCGCCGAGTCGTGCACCGGAGGGCTGCTCTCCAGCGTGCTCACCGACGCGCCCGGCGCTTCGGCCTGGTTCGCCGGAGCGGTGGTGGCCTATGCCAACGGCGTCAAGCGCGACGTGCTGGGGGTGTCCCAGGCCGTGCTGGACGCCAAGGGGGCGGTCAGCCGCGAGAGCGTGCTGGCCATGACCCGGGGCGCGCGCGGGGTGCTGCGCGTCGACGCCGCCATCGCCATAAGCGGCGTCGCCGGTCCGTCCGGCGGCACGCCCCAAAAGCCCGTCGGCACGGTCTGGATGGCCTGGGAAGGCCCGGACTTCACCGATGTCCAGCGCTTCCAGTTCGCCGGCGACCGGCTGGCCGTCAAGCGCCTGGCCGTGGCCGCGGCCATGGAGGGCTTGCTGGCCCGGGCGCTCCAGACCGCCGGCCCCGAAGGGTAG
- a CDS encoding amphi-Trp domain-containing protein: METRTARLGGVMGVWEAAARLETMAQELRAGSLALAAGRVSVELSPAVMLDVEIKATKRPDREGIDVRLSWRPPQPSESGARGEF, translated from the coding sequence ATGGAAACGCGCACGGCCCGTCTGGGCGGCGTCATGGGCGTGTGGGAAGCGGCGGCCAGGCTCGAAACCATGGCCCAGGAACTGCGGGCCGGCAGCCTGGCCCTGGCCGCCGGACGGGTCTCGGTGGAACTGTCCCCGGCCGTGATGCTCGACGTGGAGATCAAGGCCACCAAACGGCCCGACCGGGAAGGCATTGACGTGCGCCTGTCCTGGCGTCCGCCGCAGCCGTCCGAGTCCGGCGCACGCGGCGAATTCTAG
- a CDS encoding RsbRD N-terminal domain-containing protein, with amino-acid sequence MLKLVDHLVLDQQAVLDAWFDLILGTYSENTAVLWKKRDDPFANPVRHRFEAGMRGIVVGLATCGQTPDVETFGPYLDEIVRVRAIQDFTPSQATAFIFLLKKAVRETLWEKIAEHDLFVELLALESSIDVLALFAMDIYCQCREKLAGLRIDQIKKQYDRLLKRANLVCDLSAEGGEAQ; translated from the coding sequence ATGCTGAAACTGGTGGATCATCTCGTCCTCGACCAGCAGGCCGTCCTTGACGCCTGGTTCGACCTGATTCTTGGCACCTACTCCGAGAATACGGCCGTGCTGTGGAAAAAGCGCGACGACCCCTTCGCCAATCCGGTGCGCCACCGGTTCGAAGCCGGCATGCGGGGCATCGTGGTGGGGCTGGCCACCTGCGGCCAGACGCCCGACGTCGAGACCTTCGGCCCCTATCTCGACGAGATCGTGCGGGTGCGGGCCATCCAGGACTTCACGCCGTCCCAGGCCACGGCGTTTATTTTCCTGCTCAAAAAGGCGGTGCGCGAGACCCTCTGGGAAAAAATCGCGGAGCACGACCTCTTCGTCGAGCTTCTCGCCCTGGAATCTTCCATCGACGTGCTGGCCCTTTTCGCCATGGACATCTACTGCCAGTGCCGGGAAAAGCTCGCGGGGCTGCGCATCGACCAGATCAAGAAACAGTACGACCGGCTCCTTAAACGGGCCAATCTCGTCTGCGACCTCTCCGCCGAGGGAGGGGAGGCCCAGTAG
- the dsrM gene encoding sulfate reduction electron transfer complex DsrMKJOP subunit DsrM, with product MAAFYSFLAVLALIVIPWLGVGMGMGALFGIVLPYIAIIIFMVGFTMRIVDWAKSPVPFCIPTTGGQQKSLPWIKNSPWDNPYDKKGVFMRMVLEVLCFRSLFRNTSVKLQQEGPKVGYSSEKSLWLFALIFHYCFLLILVRHLRFFMAPVPYPVHIAEFMDSILQIGLPVMYQSDALILAGLLFLLARRVFDGKVRYISLMQDYFPLLLLIGIVVTGIWMRYVVKVDVIAVKELAMGIVTLHPHMPKAAIDPSVYAHLTLVCALFIYFPFSKLMHMGGVFLSPTRVAPNMSRRAMWVNPWNDPSIKPHSYAAYEDDFREKMIEAGLPVDKKA from the coding sequence ATGGCAGCGTTTTACTCCTTTCTCGCGGTACTGGCGCTCATCGTCATCCCGTGGTTGGGCGTGGGGATGGGGATGGGTGCGCTGTTCGGGATCGTGCTCCCGTACATCGCAATCATCATTTTCATGGTGGGATTCACCATGCGGATCGTGGACTGGGCCAAAAGCCCCGTCCCTTTCTGCATTCCCACCACCGGTGGTCAGCAGAAATCGCTGCCCTGGATCAAAAACAGCCCCTGGGACAACCCGTATGACAAGAAGGGCGTGTTCATGCGCATGGTGCTGGAAGTCTTGTGCTTCCGGTCGCTGTTCCGCAACACGTCGGTGAAACTCCAGCAGGAAGGCCCCAAGGTCGGCTACAGCTCGGAGAAATCCCTGTGGCTGTTCGCCTTGATCTTCCACTACTGCTTCCTGCTCATTTTGGTGCGTCACCTGCGCTTTTTCATGGCGCCGGTGCCCTACCCGGTCCACATCGCCGAGTTCATGGATTCGATCCTCCAGATCGGCTTGCCGGTGATGTACCAGTCCGACGCGCTCATCCTGGCCGGACTGCTCTTCCTCCTGGCTCGCCGCGTGTTCGACGGCAAGGTGCGCTACATCTCGCTCATGCAGGACTACTTCCCTCTGCTCCTGCTGATCGGCATCGTGGTCACCGGCATCTGGATGCGCTACGTGGTCAAGGTCGACGTTATCGCGGTCAAGGAATTGGCCATGGGCATCGTGACCCTGCATCCGCACATGCCCAAGGCGGCCATCGACCCCTCGGTCTATGCCCACCTGACGCTGGTGTGCGCGCTTTTCATCTACTTTCCCTTCTCCAAGCTCATGCACATGGGCGGCGTCTTCCTCTCGCCCACCCGCGTGGCGCCCAACATGAGCCGCCGGGCCATGTGGGTGAACCCCTGGAACGATCCGTCCATCAAGCCGCACTCCTACGCGGCCTACGAGGACGACTTCCGCGAGAAGATGATCGAAGCCG